In Humulus lupulus chromosome 7, drHumLupu1.1, whole genome shotgun sequence, the following are encoded in one genomic region:
- the LOC133790955 gene encoding histone H2A.1-like, protein MDSTKATKGAGGRRGGDRKKSVTKSVKAGLQFPVGRIARFLKKGRYAQRTGTGAPVYLAAVLEYLAAEVLELAGNAARDNKKNRINPRHVQLAVRNDEELGKLLHGVTIASGGVLPNINPVLLPKKSKAAEAEKPAPKSPRKA, encoded by the exons ATGGATTCCACCAAAGCAACCAAGGGAGCCGGAGGAAGGAGAGGCGGCGACAGGAAGAAATCCGTGACGAAGTCCGTTAAGGCTGGGCTTCAGTTCCCTGTCGGTCGTATCGCTCGTTTCCTGAAGAAGGGAAGATACGCTCAGAGAACTGGTACCGGTGCTCCGGTCTACCTCGCTGCCGTGCTTGAGTATCTCGCTGCTGAG GTTTTGGAATTGGCTGGAAATGCAGCCCGTGACAACAAGAAGAACAGGATCAACCCCAGGCACGTTCAATTGGCTGTGAGGAACGACGAGGAGTTGGGGAAATTACTTCACGGTGTTACCATTGCCAGCGGTGGTGTTCTTCCCAACATCAACCCAGTTTTGCTACCAAAGAAGTCTAAGGCTGCTGAAGCTGAGAAGCCTGCCCCCAAGTCTCCCAGAAAGGCCTAA